TTGCTCATTTCCTTTGGGGCATCCGGTAACACTCCAGAACCATACTTTGCATTCAGCTGGGCCAAGATGGCAGCTTGAACAGCTGGGCTTCTGGAATTAGAAATGATGATAGGTGTGCATTTCCGCCTGGTAAAGGGATCCATCTGTTGGTTTTCCATGTTGTGACTTTCAGCCACAAGGGCCTTCTCAGACTTCACAATATTCCATTTCCGGTTCCGCTGGTTGATGTAACTAATAGCAGACATGTTCTTGGTCCACTGGCGGTGCAGGGCCTCTGCCCGCTTCTCCAGCTCATTCAGCTGGTCTTGGATTTGTTTGGCCTTGTCCTGATCCCCCAGGTCCTCCGCCATGGACTTTTCCTTTAGCAGCTGAGTCTTCTTCTTGGCATAGTTAAGCGGAGCTTTCCTgaacctttctttctcttttacaatCTCTTCAATGTCTTGATCATTGAATCTATAATTAAGAGCTTGTTTAATAGATAATTCCTTCTTATTGATTTCATCTAGAGTGGGCAACTGCATGCCAGCAGAAAACATTGCTTCTTTCCACTTCATGAATTCGCTTTCAGTGAATGCTTGGTTTGAGACAAACTCTAGGCGAAATACCCGTCGGGCATCGCCATGCCGTAGCTGTAGCCCTTTGTTTGTTCTGGTGCCACCAAGCTGGTAAACCTTGGCGGTTTCCACAACGCCCGTGATCTCAGCAACCCGGTAAACTGGTTTGCTGTTGTGGTTTCCAATGCCAATCCGTACAAAACATCCTGTGACAGTTTTAGCAAAGAAGGGCATATGACACCAACATTCCAGCTTATGCCGTGATAATCGAACCCGATTCAGTTCTTCGGGTAAGGACACTGGTTGTGATTTCGGAGggatctcttctttctcttcatcaGAGGATGGTGTTCGGGAGGAGCTGTCTGTCTTTTCACTGGATttgtcatcttcctcctcctcctcgtcagAGTATACCTCACTGGTTTTTAATGGCTGTTTTTTGGCGAGGAGCTCAGCTGTTCTGttcttccatttttctctctctgcttttagcTCCTCCATGGCTTGCGAATTTTTATCTAGTTTCTCATCCCGTTTGGAACGCCGTTCCTTGTTGTGGGATGTTACCTGAGATTCTTGAATCTGtgtcagctttttcttttcttgctcttcttgcttttcctttttttctttctttttggctgtttttagttttttcttaatttcaaatcTTCTTTTCAACACCTCCCTCTTCTCAATGCGGTTGAAGAGttcttgctctctttccttctctgtcatCTGCTCCAGACGAGCCCTGTCCTCCTCATCCCCCATGAGGTCTTCCCCATAGCCATCATGGAACTCTTCATCTTCAGAAGAGGAGTCAGAGTCTGAACTGGAGGAAGAGCTGTTGCTGTCAGAGTCGGACACTTCACCTTCCTCAGGGGCTGAGCTCTCAGCTGAACTGTCTTTGTCTGAACTGCCTGATGAAGCAGTTTTATTGACCTGTTTCTTCATGGttcctttcttctctatttttctggcctttcctttcttcttatttttattgctcCCGAACGTGTACTCACCATCACTGTCCGACGTCTCAG
The sequence above is a segment of the Myotis daubentonii chromosome 5, mMyoDau2.1, whole genome shotgun sequence genome. Coding sequences within it:
- the LOC132234709 gene encoding RNA polymerase-associated protein RTF1 homolog; protein product: MGKKRKGRVAINSDMEDSGSDENLDQELLSLAKRKRSDSEEKEPPVSRPAASSDSETSDSDGEYTFGSNKNKKKGKARKIEKKGTMKKQVNKTASSGSSDKDSSAESSAPEEGEVSDSDSNSSSSSSDSDSSSEDEEFHDGYGEDLMGDEEDRARLEQMTEKEREQELFNRIEKREVLKRRFEIKKKLKTAKKKEKKEKQEEQEKKKLTQIQESQVTSHNKERRSKRDEKLDKNSQAMEELKAEREKWKNRTAELLAKKQPLKTSEVYSDEEEEEDDKSSEKTDSSSRTPSSDEEKEEIPPKSQPVSLPEELNRVRLSRHKLECWCHMPFFAKTVTGCFVRIGIGNHNSKPVYRVAEITGVVETAKVYQLGGTRTNKGLQLRHGDARRVFRLEFVSNQAFTESEFMKWKEAMFSAGMQLPTLDEINKKELSIKQALNYRFNDQDIEEIVKEKERFRKAPLNYAKKKTQLLKEKSMAEDLGDQDKAKQIQDQLNELEKRAEALHRQWTKNMSAISYINQRNRKWNIVKSEKALVAESHNMENQQMDPFTRRKCTPIIISNSRSPAVQAAILAQLNAKYGSGVLPDAPKEMSKGQEKDKDWNSKSASDLSEDLFKVHDFDVKIDLQVPSSESKALAITSKAPPAKDGAPRRSLNLEDYKRRRGLI